TAGGTATTGCAAGTTCGGATTTGCCCAGAGTGTTTGAACCAGGATTTACAGGACACAATGGTCGTGAACAACAGATTGCAACTGGAATGGGGCTGTATATTGCTCATCAGATTTGTCAACATTTAGAAATACAATTAACAATTGCCTCGCAAAAAGGCAGAGGTACTACAGTAAAATTAACTTTTCCCCATAATCATGTGCGTTAATAACAAATTGTAAGATTCCTAACTAGACTGTAACTGTTATCTAGTTAGGAATTTTTTTATACTAGGATTAACAAAGGGGGAAGAAGAATGAGTTTATTAACTTTAAGACATATACGGCGGGCTTTTGTTAGTGGTAAAAATAATCAAATAATGGCGTTGAAAGATATTTCCATGGAAGTTGAAACGGGAGATTATGTAGCTATTATGGGAGAATCAGGCGCTGGTAAAACGACTTTATTAAACATTATCGCTACTTTAGATCAAGCTTCCAGTGGCACTATTATCCTTAATAATAAAGATTTAAGTCAGCTTTCAGAAAAGAAAGCGGCGAAGTTTCGTCGCCAACACTTAGGATTTGTTTTTCAAAATTTTAATTTATTAGATACGTTTAGTAATCAAGATAATATTTTTTTACCATTAGTTTTAGATCGGCAGCCTTTAGAAATTATGCAGCAACGATTAATACCTTTAGCTCAGCAATTAGAGATTAATGATATTTTAAATCGATATCCTTATGAAATTTCTGGTGGTCAACGACAACGAATTGCTGCTGCGCGAGCTTTAATCACTCATCCACAATTGTTATTAGCAGATGAACCTACAGGAGCTTTAGATTCGCAAAACTCACAACGGCTGCTACAAGTTTTTGACCAAATTAATCAGGCAGGTCAGACCATTTTAATGGTAACCCATAGTGCTGCCACGGCTGCCCATTCTCGAAGGACCTTATTTATCAAAGACGGCATTATTTATCATGAATTGTTTCGAGGAAAACAAAGTGAAGCAGACTATTTGCGTAATATTAATAATAGCTTATCAGCTTTAATGACTACTGGAGGTGAATAGGATGATTCATTATCGATTAGCTTGGAGCAGCTTGAAGCGAAATAAACAACAATATGGATTATTTGTTTTTGCGAGTGCTATCTTAGTTGCTTTGAATTTTATTTTTCTAGCTCTTATAGCAAACACTTCATTGAAAAATGCTAATGGTGGCAATTATATTGTAATTTATATTTACGCTTTGTTTTAATGTTATCAGTGATTTTTATGTTTTATGTGGATAGTTTTATTATGAAACAACGCAATCAAGAACTAGGATTGTTTAATATTTTGGGCTTAACTCGTTCAGATTTACGACTCATTATCATAATTGAAGATATTCTTTTATATTTAGGCACTATAATCTTGGGTTTATTGATGGGAGTAAGCTTTTTAAAATTAGCTTTTCTTTCGCTACAAAAATTAATGCAAACACAAAATTTGCATGAGCAATTTTCTAGACAACCGTTTTTGCAAGTGATTGGTATTTTTGCTCTCTTCTTTATATTAATTTTAATTTACAATTTATTTCGTTTACGTAAAGTTAAGCCAATTGATTTATGGGGTCAAGCAGCACAAGGTGAGCGCCAACCAAAGAATCATTGGATATTAGCAATATTAGGCGTATTGACTTTGGCGGCTGGATATTTCATTGCAGTGACTGTCAAGCCTAGAATAACAAGTTTTACGCAATTTACACTGGCTGTCATTTTAGTGGTAATTGGCACATATTTTGTCTTTATTGCTGCTAGTATTAGCATGTTACAATTTTTAAAAAATCGAAAACAATTTTATTATCAACCTAATCATTTTATTTCGATTTCGGGGATGTTTAATCGAATGAAACAAAATGGTGCTGGTCTGGCTTCTATTTGTTTATTGTGCACGACAATATTGGTTACAATGATTGCTACTATTAGCATTTATCAAGGTGGTCAAGATGTTTTAAATTCATGGAATCCTTATGATATTATGATGACTACTAAACAACCTTTAACAGTTCAAAATCAACAAACGATTAAGAGCTTAGCTAAGACTAATCAAATTCGGCTTGGACAGCAGCAACAAATGGCAATGACTGAACCGACAATGGGGAATCTAACTAAACAGAAATTTCAAAAAACGGATCTGAGTACTAGTACTTGCACTTTATCAACACTCACAATTAAAGACTACAATCGGATTCAACACCAACATGTGCGTTTAAAGGCCAATGAATTATTAATCGTTAGTTCTAATAATAGTTATCAAGCCTCGAAAATTTTAATTAAGGGACATCAATATCAGATAAGACCTGTTTCTTCATTCAAGTTATACTTTAATTATGAACGGACAATTTTAAAGCCGATTTTTATTATTGCTGCAAATCAAAAAATTGCGCAACAAATTAATCCACAACCTTGGATTTTTGTTAATGGAATCAATATTACAGGTCAGCATCAAAAACAATTTGTGCAACAATTACAAAGCACTTTTAAGTTAGATGAGAGTTTTAGTTCGCGCTCACAATTGAAAGAAAGTTTTAATAATCTATTTGGTGGTTTTCTCTTTTTAAGCATTATTGCTTGTATATCGATGCTATTAGTCACAGTACTAATGATTTATTATAAACAAGTCGCTGAAGGTTATGCAGATCGTGAACGTTTTCAAACTATGCAGCAAGTGGGATTAAGTAAGCAAGAAACTCGGCAGGCGATTCATAGTCAAGTTTTGCTAGTGTTCATGTTACCGATTATTGGTGCAACGGTAAATATTGCCTTTGCCCTGCCAGCTATCAGTAGTATTTTAAAACAACTAAGTTTGTATAATGATCAATTAGTTATTTATGTTGCACTGTCGACTTTAGGAATTATGTTATTAGCCTACTTGGCTATTTATGGCTTAACCACTAAAGTATATGAGCGTTTAGTTCATGCTTACTAATTGCTCAAAATTAAAGAATTAAACTCAGCAGGGATTGCTAGAGAGTAATTCTTTTTTATTTACAAAGATTTGCTTATTATATCCAGATTACTTGTTTATTAAAATAGCTAGTTGATTTGATTATTTATATTAATAATTTGACTCTCAGATAATTTAGTTCGGAATCGGATGATTACTTTTTTTAACATAATTAGCATACTGAGAATCTTTGTTAGGAAAATTAAGAACAGTGGCTTATCCTATCTATATAGGAGGTGCGGTAATGATTTTTGGTCAACGTTTACAGAAAAAACGGCAATCATTACATTTAACTCAAGTTGAAGTGGCTCAGCAATTGCATGTTAGTCAACAAACTATTTCTAGTTGGGAGCAGGGCAAAAGTTATCCCGATATTGATAGTTTAATTAAGTTGAGCGATTTTTATCAAATTTCTTTAGATGTTTTGCTTAAAGAAGATGTCGGAGTGAAAGAATCAATCAAAAAGAATGAAGTTTTCCATTTTTTAAAACCATTATTATATAGTATGTTATTGCTTAACTTATTTTTGCTAGTAATCTTAATTTTACATCTTTATCAACATGAATATCTTATGACGATTTATTTGATTTTGACAATTGTTTTAATTGTTAATTCAGTAAGTCTTATTTATCTCGCAGCTTTTATTAAAGATAAAATCCGCAAAAAGGCAAACTCCACTCATAAAAAACAACTATTACTAGTAATTGCTTGCTGGGGTGGTTTAGTAGTAATGTTTTTATTTTTAAAATCTTATTTATATGCAGGTATTTCTACTGGGATTGCGCTTGGCGTCATATTAGTTGAGTATTTGCAACAACGATATTTTTGAACTGTAAATATTATAGCGGATATTCAGGTGTACAACTTTGGAGCAATGCAAGCTCTAGATAAAGTTAGATTTACCATCCATATCAGACAAATGGCTGTTATATTATTAAAATTTATTAGAGTGTAATGTTGCCAACTGGTGATACGAGTTTGGGCAAAAGCTTAAACACAAGGCATCAGGCGATATTTGAAGCGACCATCAGAGGTCGCTTTTTAATTATTTTGAAATTTATTCTCAATTAATGCTAAGATGATTGTTAGACATTATTTATCAAAGGAAGTTTTATTTGTTATGGCAGATGATATACAAGCAACACCAAGGCATTTATCCCAAAAGCATCATATGACCATCCATTGGAAAGATTCGATTGCTGATGATAATATTTGTGCGACTAAAGCTAGTCTAAATGAACGCGCTGGTGTAGTTGGCAGAGTAGGAATCATGTTACTGTCTTGTGGTACAGGGGCTTGGCGAGTGCGCGATGCAATGAATGTTGTTGCACGAGCTTTAAATTTAACCTGTTCTGCAGAAGTAGGTTTATTAACTATTTCTTATACTTGTTTTAGCCAAAATTTAAGTCATTCGCAAATTTTAACTTTACCTAAAAGTGGTGTAAATACTGATAAGTTAGGACGAATGGAGTCTTTTGTACGTAATTTTGCTCAAGAATGTACGCATTTAACTATTCGCCAAATTCATATTAAGTTAGATAAAATCCAAAAACGTCCCGGTAACTATAATACATTACAAGCAGCCTTAGCCGCTGCGGTAGCTTGTAGTGCTTTCGTGTTTTTGCTAGGCGGCGGTTTAGTGGAAATGTTTTGCTGTTTTGTTGGTGCGGGCATTGGCAACTGGGTCCGCAAAGAAATGACCAATCACAGTATTACAATGTTAGCTGATATTTCTGTGAGTGTAGCAGTAGCCTGTTTGGCATATTTAGCATGTTTTAAATGTTTAGAATTATTTTTTGGCATTTCCTTACAACATGAAGCTGGTTACATCGGGGCAATGTTATTTGTGATTCCGGGTTTTCCTTTTATTACTAGTATGTTGGACATGTCCAAACTAGACATGAAATCAGGTCTGGAACGCTTAGCTTATGCGTTAACAATTATTGTTACAGCAACTTTAGTAGGCTGGATAGTTGCTTTAACTGTCCATTTACGGCCCAAAAATTTCTTACCTTTGAATTTGAGTCCCATGTTGATGTTATTTTTACGATTAATAGCCAGTTTTTTTGGCGTTTATGGTTTTTCAATTATGTTTAATAGTCCACGGAAAATGGCTTTTTGGGCAGGCATTTTAGGAGCATTAGGTAATACTTTGCGTTTAGAATTGGTTGATTTGACTCATATTCCAGCTGGTACAGCAGCCTTTGCAGGCGCCTTTTTAGCGGGAATTTTGGCTTCCTTAGTAAACAAAAAACATGGATATCCGCGCATTTCTTTGACAGTACCAGCAATTGTAATTATGATTCCTGGATTATATATTTATCGCGGAGTTTATAATATTGGCATTAATTCCATTGGAGTTGGTGCTTTATGGTTATCAAAAGCTGCAATGATTATTATGTTTATTCCATTAGGTTTGTTTGTTGCACGTGTGTTATTAGATAAGAAATGGCGTTATTGCGATTAGAAGTGTTTAAAGGCACTTCTTTTTTATTATGTAGACCATAAAATTGCTACATAAATATGTTGGAGGAATAAAAATTTGCAGTTGAAACAACTAACTTTGATAGGTAAAACAACTCTCACTACAGCAATAATGACTATTGTCTGGTCGCTAATTTCGGAAATGGGAGGTGAAGTTGTATCAAAAATAAATCATCATTCAGAAAATTGGTCCGTTATCAGTTGTGAGTTACTACTAGAAGGCATTGCCATTTTTTTAATGTGGCTGACTTATTATCGACATCCTAAAATTTGGGCTTTTGCTGATCAGCAGTTGCAAAAAAGATACTTATTGGGATTTTTGTTTGGGACGATTTGGTTTGCCTTATCATGGTCAATTTGTGTTATTTTAGGAGGTTTTAAAGTTCAATTTATTGGCAAATTTAGTAATTTGGGTTGGTTCATCGTATTTTTGGTAGGTTTTGCTGTGCAAAGTATGTTTGAAGAATTAATCTGTCGAGGCTATATAATGGGAAAATTTTTAGAATTAAATTTGCCTAAAACAGCAATAATTGTTAATTCACTGTTATTTATGTTATTGCACACTGGTAATGATGGCTTTAGTTTACTGGCAGCCTTAGATTTATTATTTTTTGCCTTCGCAATGTCTTTGTTGCGTTTGCAAACTCAGAGCCTTTGGTTTGTTGGGGCGTTTCATGCAGCATGGAATTTTGCTGAAGGAGTTTTATTTGGAACTGCAGTTTCAGGCACTACGAAACAGGCAATTATATTTAATTCAATCAGAATGTCACATAAATCCTTAGTCAATGGTGGTATTTTTGGCGTAGAAAATAGTTTAGTAAGTGTGATTTTAGATGGAATTTTATTATTAATTATAGTGGGATATGTTTATTGGCATCACAATTATCAACCAATTGATAGCTGAAAAAATTTTATTATTTTTGATTTTTATTATTGTTTTACAATAATTAAATATTGAAGTACAATAATTAAAACGTTTAAAGGATGTGATCATTTTGAAAGCAATTAATCAAATTACACTTAAATTTTTGGCGATTGTCGTTTTCATTGGTGAAATTATGATGCTTATCAGTGGTGCCGGGACATTAGCGACTGGAATTGTTAAACTAATTAATCCCAAGCAAGTGCACATGAATGTGGAAATTTATAATCTTCAACTAACTTCTAAATTTTGGCACCAAAATCTCATTGGGTCTATAGGGTTATTAATATTGAGTGTATTACTTGCTATGAGTTTAGCTGTTGGGTTGGATTCCCTGCGCAAAATCATTCTTAATATTGAGCGCCAACAATATTTTTCGCTTGCTAATTTACGAGCAATTCGCTGGATTCTAGGTGCTAGTAGTAGTGTGTTGATAATTGAATGTATTTTGCAAATTTACGCAAAATATCAGCATCTACTAGTTACCAGCAATAATATCTGGTTGCCTTTGATAGTTACAGGGATGATTTATGTAATTGAGCAATTGTTTGTCCAGGGCTTACAATTGCAGACAGATAATGATTCTTTTATTTAGGTAGGCAAAATGATTAAAATCAATTTAGCAAAAGTAATGTTAGATAAACGAATATCTTCGAAAGAATTAGCTCAACAAATTGGTATTACTCCAGCTAATTTATCAATCTTAAAAACCGGGAAGGCACATGGTGTCAGATTTGCCACCCTAGAAAAAATTTGTGCAGTTTTACAATGCCAACCCGGAGATATATTGGAATATGTGAATGAAACTCAAAAACCGCATAAAAGCTAGTTTAATTTACTAGTTTTATGCGGTTTTAAATTAGAAGATTGAAGTCAAGCTTTTAAAAAGTTGAGCACGCTAGCAACTTCAGCTTTCACTCCATTAATTAAGGAACTTTCATCAATAATAAATTTAGGACTGTGATTAGAATATGGATAGCCTTCGGCTTCATCCCCGCCACCTAACAAAAAGAAACAAACTGGAGCTACTTTGGCATAAGCAGAAAAATCTTCACTGGCACTCATCATTTGACCTTGAGGAACCATTGCAGCTGGTAAAACGTCGAGGGCACTCGCTTTAACCAATTGACTTAACTGCCCATCATTAATAACGGCAGCATAAGCAAATTGATAATTTAAGTCGTAACTAGCACCATATGTGTCACAAGTATTGTGGATGATTTTTTTAATTCTTTGTGCGATAGCTTGACGAGTATCTTCACTAATAGTTCTCACTGAACCACCAATAAAGGCAGTGTCTGGTAAAACATTAACTGCGACTCCTGATTGAAATTGGCCTACAGTTACTACGTTTAAATCTTTTGGTGGGGTAAAACGCGAAGTAATTGTATGCAATTGATTGACAATTTCTGCACCGATAGTAATAGGATCAATTCCTTCTTGGGGCATCGATCCATGACTTCCACGTCCTTGGATAGTAACTTCAAAGGCATCAGCTCCTGTTGTGGCAGCTCCTTCAGTGACAATATTAATACTGCCGGCCTTTAAGCCAGTCATGATGTGTAACCCAATCACAGCGTCTATATCATGCAGTTGGCCGCTAACTACAATTTCACGAGCTCCTCCTGGGACTTGTTCTTCTGCATGTTGAAAGATAACTTGAACAGTTCCATGTAATTGATCACGTAAATCATTTAAAACTTTAGTTGTGGCTAACAAAATAGCTGCGTGGGTGTCATGACCGCAAGCTTGCATAACCCCTTGATTTTGAGACTTAAAAGCTAAATCTGTTTCCTCTGTTACGGGCAATCCATCAATATCCGCCCGAATGAGGATTTTTTTACCCGGATATTGACCAACAATTGTTCCTAAAACACTAGTTGGAGTAGGTTGCGTTATCTTAATATCACCAAATGATTTTAAAATATCAATGATATAGTTACTAGTTTTAACTTCTTTAAAAGATAATTCTGGATATTCATGAAAATGCCGCCGCCAGTTAATCATTTCTAATTGGGGAATGAGCTGAAACCAAGTTTTTTCTTGCATGTTAGGCTCCTTTTAATAGACTTGCTTTCCTTTTTTGTAAACAGCTTTATCAGCTTGCTGCATAGCTTTGATATCAGTGAGTGGATTTTGATCTAAGACTAAAAAGTCAGCATATTTATTTGGTTCTAAAGTGCCGTATTCGTGATCAATTTTCATTAATTTGGCTGAATTTTGCGATGAAGTCAATAACGCTTCGTATTCACTAAATCCGTGTTCAACCATTAATTGTAATTCTACTGGAGTCATCGAAAAATCATTAAATGGTGTTCCAGCATCTGTGCCTAAAGTGACTGCCACTCCACGTTCATGGGCATGAGCTATATTTTGACATAAATCATCTAAAGCGTCTGCTGCTTTTTTAATTTCCCAATCTGGTAAAATGCCATGTCCATATTCTGGTATGGCCCAATCAGCAACAATTGTTGGTGTTAAATAGGTTCCTTGTCGGAGCATCATGTCAATTTCTTCATCATTTACATAAAATCCATGCTCAATTGAATCGACTCCTGCTTTAATAGCATTGAGAATCCCTGGGTTACCTTCAGCGTGAGCAGCTACAATATTACCTTTATGATGAGCTTCTTCAACAGCAGCTTCAATTTCGGCTGTACTCAATTGAGGATCATTCATAAAATCATTCTTAGTCATTACGCCACCTGTAGCCATGACTTTAATTGCTTTCGAGCCGATTTTTTGACCCTGACGGACAGCTTTGCGCATTTCGTCAGGGGAGTCGACTAAATGACCGAAGTTAGCAAAATCACCATGTCCGCCAGTCATGGAATAAGGACGTCCAGAGGGCATAATTTCGGGTGCTTGTTGGATTTGGCCTTCAGCAATTAAATGGCTCAAAGTGATATCGATATCATAAGTACTACCACACTCACGAATATAAGTGACACCAGATTTCAGCAAAGTATGCAAATTATCTATTGCATGTACGGTAGAAGAGATAACATTAGCGGCCGTTCCGCCATCACCAGTATTGGGATCCATTGTAATATGCGTATGACAATTAATGAGTCCAGGTACAATGTATTTGCCATTCAAACTGACATTTTGGTCAGCGGTGGGTTGCTTTTGGTTTCCACAATCGATAATTTTACCAGTTTGGTCATCAACTAACATCCAAGCATTAGTTTTTAAAGCTTCATTTTTACCATCAAACAGTGCAAAGTCAGAAAAAAGGGTTGTCGTCATCATCAAAATCTCCTTGTATTAAATCTTTTTAATTGAATATTATAATAATGATTATTAAGTTTGAAGTCAAATTAATTTCAAATAAGTGTTGACTAACATGAAAAACATCTGTATTATTACGTTAAATTTTTCTAATAAATGTTAATGATAAGGGGTAGGCCAATGCAATTTATTATCGCGTTTTTAATAGTTATGGTCTTTATGATGATAGGAGAATGGGTTTCATCAATCACTCATGCCTATATTCCTTCAGTTTTTGTTACAGCAGTTTTATTTGTTTTAGGATTTTGGACTATTTTGCCAAAAAATATTGTAGCTTCTGCGTCATTTGGGACCAATTTTAGTTCCATCTGCGTTGGCTTATTATTAGTCCATCTGGGAACTTTAATGAGTTTAAAGGAATTATTGCAACAATGGCGGGCAGTTTGTATAGCCTTATTAGGTGTAGTAGGAACTTTAGTTTTAACATTAACAGTTGGTACTTGGATTTTTAATTGGCACACAGTAGTAGCTGCGGTACCACCTTTAACTGGAGGATTAGTATCAGCATTACTCATGTCTAACGGACTCAAAGCACAAGGAATTCAGTCTTTAGTTGCTTTGCCAGTTTCAATGTTTGTTTTTCATTCATTAGTTGGTTATCCTTTGACTTCTTGGCTTTTAAAGAAGGAAGGTCGAAGATTAGTTACAGAATTCAACCAATTACCAGCCATTGAGCAAGAAGTAGTTCCAGACAATCAGGATGATAATGCTCATATGGACAAGGACTTATTTAAGAAATTACCAACAAAGTATAAAACAGCGGCTTTTACGTTGGTGAAAGTAGCCTTAGTTGCATTATTGAGTAGCTGGATTTCTAGTTTGACACATGGGAATTTGAATTCAAATGTTATTTGTTTAATTTTAGGAGTTATAGCGCACCAAGTTGGTTTTTTAGAAACTAATGTTTTGAACAAGGCGGGAGTTTATAACTGGTTAATTTATGGTTTGTTAGCGTACATTTTTGCACAATTAAGTATTACTACTCCTCAACAAATGGGCGGTATCGTAATTCAGATTGTTGTTCTGATTGCATTAGGCTTGTTAGGGATGTTTATTGCTTCGAGTCTATTAGCTAAACCTTTTAAAATGACTTGGCAGATGGCTTACGCTTGTTCATTGACTTCGTTGTTTGGTTATCCTGCAGATTACATTTTAACTTCAGAAATCTCTCATGAAGTCGCTAATAACAAAGAAGAAGAGAACTATTTATTAGCAAATATGATGCCTAAGATGTTAGTTGGTGGCTTTGCCACAGTTTCGGTAGCTTCAATCATTATTGCTTCAGTTTTCTTGAAATTATTATAGATTGATTAAAGTGAGCTAGAACAAATTTTTTGTTCTAGTTTTTTTTGATGTAAAATTGACACCGTGTCACTTTAATGCTATGTTAAATTTTGACCAATAAGTTATCAAAGGAGAAACTTTATGCCAAGTTCAACTTTTACTAATCTTAAACCAGAAAAAAGGCAACGTATATTCCAAGCTTTATTGACAGAATTTTCCCAATATCCATTGTCCCAATCACAGGTGGCACGGATTGTGAAACAGGCAGATATTGCTCGGGGGTCTTTTTACAAATATTTTACTAATCTCCTTGATGCTTATCAGTACGTCTTGCAGCAATCTATCTTTCAGTTACATACCAAACTTGCTCAAAAATTAACCGTCGATAATCAAGACACTATTGCTAATTTTTATCATTATACTGTGGAATTTGCTCATCAATTAAAAACTTCTCAATATAAAGATTTTTATCGTTTATTTTGGCAAGAAAATCAATATTATTTACAGTCACATGCAGCTATTGAAATGACTAATTTTAAATTTTTTCAGCATCTAACTTTGAAGGTGGCTAATCAGGCAATTAAAAATCCCCGACAAAATCAGGTAATTATCCAATTGTTAAGACAAGTTAGTCATGAGGCAATTAAAGAGATTCTCAGTGGGAAAGATGAAGAACAAGTATTACAAAATTTAAAAATAATTCTCAAAGTAATTAGTGCTGGTCTCCAGCAAGAAGAGGGATAAATATGTATTTAGCAATTAAAGAAATGAAGCATAACAAATTTCGTTATGGGTTAATTATCATGATGATTATGTTGATTAGTTATTTGATTTTTATTTTGACAAGCTTAGCCACAGGGTTAGCCGAATCTAATCGGCAAGCAATCGATTCT
The nucleotide sequence above comes from Bombilactobacillus bombi. Encoded proteins:
- a CDS encoding helix-turn-helix domain-containing protein, with protein sequence MIFGQRLQKKRQSLHLTQVEVAQQLHVSQQTISSWEQGKSYPDIDSLIKLSDFYQISLDVLLKEDVGVKESIKKNEVFHFLKPLLYSMLLLNLFLLVILILHLYQHEYLMTIYLILTIVLIVNSVSLIYLAAFIKDKIRKKANSTHKKQLLLVIACWGGLVVMFLFLKSYLYAGISTGIALGVILVEYLQQRYF
- a CDS encoding FtsX-like permease family protein produces the protein MKQRNQELGLFNILGLTRSDLRLIIIIEDILLYLGTIILGLLMGVSFLKLAFLSLQKLMQTQNLHEQFSRQPFLQVIGIFALFFILILIYNLFRLRKVKPIDLWGQAAQGERQPKNHWILAILGVLTLAAGYFIAVTVKPRITSFTQFTLAVILVVIGTYFVFIAASISMLQFLKNRKQFYYQPNHFISISGMFNRMKQNGAGLASICLLCTTILVTMIATISIYQGGQDVLNSWNPYDIMMTTKQPLTVQNQQTIKSLAKTNQIRLGQQQQMAMTEPTMGNLTKQKFQKTDLSTSTCTLSTLTIKDYNRIQHQHVRLKANELLIVSSNNSYQASKILIKGHQYQIRPVSSFKLYFNYERTILKPIFIIAANQKIAQQINPQPWIFVNGINITGQHQKQFVQQLQSTFKLDESFSSRSQLKESFNNLFGGFLFLSIIACISMLLVTVLMIYYKQVAEGYADRERFQTMQQVGLSKQETRQAIHSQVLLVFMLPIIGATVNIAFALPAISSILKQLSLYNDQLVIYVALSTLGIMLLAYLAIYGLTTKVYERLVHAY
- a CDS encoding helix-turn-helix domain-containing protein, with product MIKINLAKVMLDKRISSKELAQQIGITPANLSILKTGKAHGVRFATLEKICAVLQCQPGDILEYVNETQKPHKS
- a CDS encoding amidohydrolase → MQEKTWFQLIPQLEMINWRRHFHEYPELSFKEVKTSNYIIDILKSFGDIKITQPTPTSVLGTIVGQYPGKKILIRADIDGLPVTEETDLAFKSQNQGVMQACGHDTHAAILLATTKVLNDLRDQLHGTVQVIFQHAEEQVPGGAREIVVSGQLHDIDAVIGLHIMTGLKAGSINIVTEGAATTGADAFEVTIQGRGSHGSMPQEGIDPITIGAEIVNQLHTITSRFTPPKDLNVVTVGQFQSGVAVNVLPDTAFIGGSVRTISEDTRQAIAQRIKKIIHNTCDTYGASYDLNYQFAYAAVINDGQLSQLVKASALDVLPAAMVPQGQMMSASEDFSAYAKVAPVCFFLLGGGDEAEGYPYSNHSPKFIIDESSLINGVKAEVASVLNFLKA
- a CDS encoding metal-dependent hydrolase family protein translates to MTTTLFSDFALFDGKNEALKTNAWMLVDDQTGKIIDCGNQKQPTADQNVSLNGKYIVPGLINCHTHITMDPNTGDGGTAANVISSTVHAIDNLHTLLKSGVTYIRECGSTYDIDITLSHLIAEGQIQQAPEIMPSGRPYSMTGGHGDFANFGHLVDSPDEMRKAVRQGQKIGSKAIKVMATGGVMTKNDFMNDPQLSTAEIEAAVEEAHHKGNIVAAHAEGNPGILNAIKAGVDSIEHGFYVNDEEIDMMLRQGTYLTPTIVADWAIPEYGHGILPDWEIKKAADALDDLCQNIAHAHERGVAVTLGTDAGTPFNDFSMTPVELQLMVEHGFSEYEALLTSSQNSAKLMKIDHEYGTLEPNKYADFLVLDQNPLTDIKAMQQADKAVYKKGKQVY
- a CDS encoding ABC transporter ATP-binding protein, producing MSLLTLRHIRRAFVSGKNNQIMALKDISMEVETGDYVAIMGESGAGKTTLLNIIATLDQASSGTIILNNKDLSQLSEKKAAKFRRQHLGFVFQNFNLLDTFSNQDNIFLPLVLDRQPLEIMQQRLIPLAQQLEINDILNRYPYEISGGQRQRIAAARALITHPQLLLADEPTGALDSQNSQRLLQVFDQINQAGQTILMVTHSAATAAHSRRTLFIKDGIIYHELFRGKQSEADYLRNINNSLSALMTTGGE
- a CDS encoding CPBP family intramembrane glutamic endopeptidase, which produces MQLKQLTLIGKTTLTTAIMTIVWSLISEMGGEVVSKINHHSENWSVISCELLLEGIAIFLMWLTYYRHPKIWAFADQQLQKRYLLGFLFGTIWFALSWSICVILGGFKVQFIGKFSNLGWFIVFLVGFAVQSMFEELICRGYIMGKFLELNLPKTAIIVNSLLFMLLHTGNDGFSLLAALDLLFFAFAMSLLRLQTQSLWFVGAFHAAWNFAEGVLFGTAVSGTTKQAIIFNSIRMSHKSLVNGGIFGVENSLVSVILDGILLLIIVGYVYWHHNYQPIDS
- a CDS encoding DUF2975 domain-containing protein gives rise to the protein MKAINQITLKFLAIVVFIGEIMMLISGAGTLATGIVKLINPKQVHMNVEIYNLQLTSKFWHQNLIGSIGLLILSVLLAMSLAVGLDSLRKIILNIERQQYFSLANLRAIRWILGASSSVLIIECILQIYAKYQHLLVTSNNIWLPLIVTGMIYVIEQLFVQGLQLQTDNDSFI
- a CDS encoding TetR/AcrR family transcriptional regulator, translated to MPSSTFTNLKPEKRQRIFQALLTEFSQYPLSQSQVARIVKQADIARGSFYKYFTNLLDAYQYVLQQSIFQLHTKLAQKLTVDNQDTIANFYHYTVEFAHQLKTSQYKDFYRLFWQENQYYLQSHAAIEMTNFKFFQHLTLKVANQAIKNPRQNQVIIQLLRQVSHEAIKEILSGKDEEQVLQNLKIILKVISAGLQQEEG
- a CDS encoding threonine/serine ThrE exporter family protein yields the protein MADDIQATPRHLSQKHHMTIHWKDSIADDNICATKASLNERAGVVGRVGIMLLSCGTGAWRVRDAMNVVARALNLTCSAEVGLLTISYTCFSQNLSHSQILTLPKSGVNTDKLGRMESFVRNFAQECTHLTIRQIHIKLDKIQKRPGNYNTLQAALAAAVACSAFVFLLGGGLVEMFCCFVGAGIGNWVRKEMTNHSITMLADISVSVAVACLAYLACFKCLELFFGISLQHEAGYIGAMLFVIPGFPFITSMLDMSKLDMKSGLERLAYALTIIVTATLVGWIVALTVHLRPKNFLPLNLSPMLMLFLRLIASFFGVYGFSIMFNSPRKMAFWAGILGALGNTLRLELVDLTHIPAGTAAFAGAFLAGILASLVNKKHGYPRISLTVPAIVIMIPGLYIYRGVYNIGINSIGVGALWLSKAAMIIMFIPLGLFVARVLLDKKWRYCD